A genomic region of Raphanus sativus cultivar WK10039 chromosome 6, ASM80110v3, whole genome shotgun sequence contains the following coding sequences:
- the LOC108806068 gene encoding farnesyl pyrophosphate synthase 2, whose amino-acid sequence MSLSGCCRNLRITIKALLHLHLRRSSLYHRTQSRHLSSSSSMADLKSTFLNVYSTLKSDLLHDPSFEFTDESRLWVEKMLDYNVPGGKLNRGLSVVDSFKLLKEGEDLTEEEVFLSCALGWCIEWLQAYFLVLDDIMDNSVTRRGQPCWFRVPQVGMVAINDGILLRNHIHRILKKHFRGKPYYVDLVDLFNEVEMQTACGQMIDLITTFEGEKDLAKYSLPIHRRIVQYKTAYYSFYLPVACALLMAGENLENHIDVKNVLVDMGIYFQVQDDYLDCFADPETLGKIGTDIEDFKCSWLVVKALERCSKEQTEILYENYGKPDPSNVAKVKELYKELDLEGVFKEYESKSYEKLTGVIEAHKSKAIQAVLKSFLAKIYKRQK is encoded by the exons ATGAGTTTGAGTGGTTGTTGTAGGAATCTGAGAATCACAATAAAGGCTCTTCTGCATTTACATCTCAGGCGATCCAGTCTCTATCATCGTACCCAAAGTAGGCACCTTTCATCCTCCTCTTCAATGGCCGATCTCAAGTCAACCTTCCTCAACGTCTACTCCACCCTCAAATCCGACCTCCTCCACGACCCTTCCTTCGAATTCACCGATGAATCACGTCTCTGGGTCGAAAAG ATGTTGGATTACAATGTACCGGGAGGGAAGCTGAATCGTGGTCTCTCTGTCGTGGACAGCTTCAAGCTTTTGAAGGAAGGTGAAGATTTGACCGAGGAAGAGGTTTTCCTCTCGTGTGCTCTTGGTTGGTGCATCGAATGG CTTCAAGCTTATTTCCTTGTGCTTGATGACATTATGGATAACTCTGTCACTCGACGTGGACAACCTTGCTGGTTCAGAGTTCCTCAGGTTGGTATGGTTGCAATCAACGATGGGATCTTACTTCGCAATCACATCCACAGGATCCTCAAGAAGCACTTCAGGGGAAAGCCTTACTATGTTGACCTCGTTGATCTCTTTAATGAG GTAGAGATGCAAACAGCTTGCGGCCAGATGATTGATCTGATCACCACCTTCGAAGGCGAAAAGGATTTGGCCAAGTACTCATTGCCAAT CCACCGGCGTATTGTCCAATACAAAACTGCTTATTACTCATTTTATCTCCCT GTTGCTTGTGCGTTACTTATGGCGGGCGAAAACTTGGAAAACCATATTGatgtgaagaatgttcttgTTGACATGGGGATCTACTTCCAAGTGCAG GATGATTATCTGGATTGTTTTGCTGACCCAGAGACACTTGGcaag ATAGGAACGGATATAGAAGACTTCAAATGCTCCTGGTTGGTGGTAAAGGCATTGGAACGCTGCAGCAAAGAACAAACTGAGATATTATAT GAGAACTACGGTAAACCCGACCCATCAAACGTTGCTAAAGTGAAGGAGCTTTACAAAGAGCTTGACCTTGAG GGAGTGTTCAAGGAGTATGAGAGCAAAAGCTACGAGAAGCTGACTGGAGTGATTGAGGCTCACAAAAGTAAAGCAATCCAAGCAGTGCTCAAATCCTTCTTGGCTAAGATCTACAAGAGGCAGAAGTAG
- the LOC108812084 gene encoding DNA-directed RNA polymerases IV and V subunit 4 — protein MSEKGGKGFKSALKSAYGAGKDDNSTKSKKTRKVQFDPQGPRESKYTFLQDPDDQIQGSSAKGGKGSKAKKSSLSKESQPLELKTDKELPENAKCLMDCEAFEILQGVKEQMAVLSEDPSLKLPVSFDRGLEYVKYGRCYMNPQSVRQILEPLKKHGVSESEMCVIANVCPESIDEVFAFVPSMKGRKDKISEPLEEALAKLSKLKRSA, from the exons ATGTCGGAGAAAGGAGGAAAAGGGTTCAAATCTGCTCTCAAGTCTGCTTATG GAGCCGGCAAGGACGATAACTCAACCAAGTCCAAGAAGACAAGGAAAGTTCAGTTTGATCCTCAAG GCCCACGAGAGTCCAAGTACACGTTTCTTCAAGACCCTGATGACCAGATTCAAGGTTCTTCTGCTAAAG GTGGGAAGGGAAGCAAGGCTAAGAAGAGCTCTCTGTCTAAAGAGTCTCAGCCGCTTGAGCTTAAGACTGATAAGG AGCTTCCGGAGAATGCAAAGTGCTTGATGGATTGTGAAGCTTTTGAGATTCTACAAGGCGTCAAGGAACAGATGGCTGTTCTATCTGAAGATCCTAGCTTAAAGCTTCCTGT GTCTTTCGACAGAGGACTGGAGTATGTGAAGTATGGTCGTTGCTACATGAATCCTCAGTCTGTCAGACAGATCCTTGA GCCTCTGAAAAAGCATGGTGTCTCTGAAAGCGAG ATGTGTGTGATTGCCAATGTTTGTCCAGAAAGCATTGATGAAGTCTTTGCTTTTGTTCCATCCATGAAG GGAAGAAAAGACAAGATCAGTGAGCCCTTAGAAGAGGCATTGGCGAAGCTCTCCAAGCTCAAAAGATCTGCTTAA